DNA sequence from the Penicillium psychrofluorescens genome assembly, chromosome: 3 genome:
ATCCACCACCTCTACTGCTCTTCTTACACCACCTCATCCTACCTCCTGCCAGCCCACTCCCagccccttcttctctgtcCCCACCCGTTCACGTACTCTCCCTACCTCCTGTCGTGCGTGTGAGCTTGGGCCACACCTACCGAAGCCTCTCTTCGATTCCTCCGTCTtctttgccgccgccgcgccgccCCCCACAAAAACCTCTCCAATTCCGGTCCTCTCCAACTATTCCCTTCCGCCAACCTTGATCCTACCTCATCGGCCTCCAGACTCGGGCCTCCGTGACGTGACTCGATTGTCTTTcttatttcttctttttcactAAAGACTCACCTCtacatccaccaccatgtctgGCGAAGCGTGGCTCTACCTGCTCGCGGTGCTTATCAATGCCGTGAATCTGTTCCTACAGGCAAGTTCATCATAGCGCGCCGTATTCGCTGCTCTTCCTAACCGCCATCTAGGTTTTCTTCACGATCATGTACAGTGATCTGGAATGGTGAGTGGTTCCCCTCCTGCCAGCCACAGacaaaagagagagagagagactgaCCTGGATCCCCTTTTCGCGCAGCGACTACATCAACCCGATCGACCTGTGCAACCGCCTGAATGCCTACATCATCCCTGAAGCTGCCGTCCACGCGTTCCTGACCTTCCTCTTTGTCATCAATGGCTACTGGATCGCGATCCTGTTGAACCTGCCTCTTCTGGCGTTCAATGCGaagaagatcttcgagaaCCAGCATCTTCTGGACGCGACGGAGATTTTCCGGAAGCTGAATGTACACAAGAAGGTGGGTTTTGCTCTTTGAAAATCTACCTATCAACGATTTGC
Encoded proteins:
- a CDS encoding uncharacterized protein (ID:PFLUO_004270-T1.cds;~source:funannotate), with the protein product MSGEAWLYLLAVLINAVNLFLQVFFTIMYSDLECDYINPIDLCNRLNAYIIPEAAVHAFLTFLFVINGYWIAILLNLPLLAFNAKKIFENQHLLDATEIFRKLNVHKKESFVKLGFHLLMFFFYLYSMIVALIRDEN